Genomic window (Rhododendron vialii isolate Sample 1 chromosome 4a, ASM3025357v1):
TAGCTAGCGAGTTTTTGGGTCTCTTGTTGGTTTTTAGTTATATTTGCTTGTGTTATGTTCTGGTTTCTGCACACCCAATTTCCACACTACCCACATTGTGCTCTGTTCTTTAGGCCTCTTGTTGGCCTTCGCACGCCATCGGTGTTCCTAGGCTTTTCGTTAGCCTTTATCTTTGGGGATAGCATAGTTTTAGTATATTTTGTGTTCTGCAGGGTAGTACTTTGTGTTATATTCCTTAGGCTCTTGTTTGGCCTTTGCTTATCGCTGGCGTGTCTTAATTATTGTAACGGCGATAGCACATTGTACCATGATTATTCATCAATGTATTTCTAAcgtgttccaaaaaaaaaaaaaaaagtagctaGCAAGGAAACTCATGTACCCTCAATGTGGTCTTTATCATAGTTGTCAATATCACTTTTTACTCATAAATAGCAAATATTTTTGGTGGTTCAATTTTTTCTActacttggaaaaaaaaattctactatCTCTGATTCTCTGTATAGGTGAAATCATCAACTCTCTGCTAATGGGCTCCTGTTTCAGTCGGTAACTCCTCTACTCCCCATGCGGAAGGTCAGAATTCGAGCCCCGTAATGAGCGTTTGAGATTCAGGGTTATGAATAACCTACTGTGGATTAGCTTACTTACACctcgctgatgtatacaatattgaagAGAAAAACATCAAAACTCCCTCTTTCATATTTATtgaattgggaaaatgacggccaaggacgtgtttgataattaataccctccaaggacattttcagcattaacaaatgtactcaaatgttctcagcatgtccttggcgggtattaattatcaaaacacgtcctgggccgtcattttccctattgAATTAATGGCAGAATTGTGGTGGGCCCAATAGAtataaccaaaatcaaaaccagcAAGGAAGATCATGAAAGCCCCTAAATTAGGATGGAGgacccctaattttttttgttccataGATGGATTTTCCCATTGGTCATCACGGGTAAGGGAATTGCTTGTGGGTGCGCTAGCCTGGCATGCACTTATGGCCCATCATCCTGGCAAATGTAATCCATGGGcccaatgaaattttttttttctccccatGCAATCAAAATTCTTCGGGACGATCCGTCGAATACAGTCGGGTGTCTGGGAGTCAATTATTTTTTAGACTCCAAATTCTAAACCGTTGTGCTagcaatttttgaatttataatgAAATTCTTTAAAAATGCGTGGATATTACAAGAACaatatattttgcaaaaataaaaaattgactaCAAGTACTAGTATAAACAGAATATAAAAAGCTCTTCCAtagatattttttggatttgcattcttaagtttatttttcagTATGTATTTTGATAGAATGCATTTTAGGATTAGCTTCTATAGGTAAGCAAAATTCATCAGGCATAATGAGAAGTTTTATAAGAGGGGACTATTTGTCCGACTCCGGCGTCTCGGCTCCAGgcggtttttctttttgttttcttttgtttgtttgttatattttatttttgttttctgtattTTCGGACATGTAGTGTCCGCTTTTATTgtactgtgttttttttatataatatcTGGGATGATCtggtttgtcaaaaaaaataggGGACGATTTTGAATACGTTAGTACTTTTAAATATATTTAGCTAGAAAGTGAAAACTATGTAACTATTATATACCTAAAAGGGTTGTATAAGAAAATTCACTTTATTGCAATTTATGCTATTTTTATTGTAATCAAACACTAGAAAGTCCCCCGGCCTCTTTTTCTTGGATTGTCTACCATTTTTACTCTAATCCAAGCTTTTGAATCTTGTATCAATcagtacctataggtattgaCCCAATCTGATACCCTATACCTTTAATTTCTTTCAACTCAAATATCGGTCGGTACTAGCTATTACCGTCAATACCGAACTATGTACTTTTaaattgtgtttttctttttcattaccTGTCAATACCAGACTagctacttttaaatttatttttctcttcaagtACTGGTCAAATACCGAACAGTACCGATCAATACAACTAATAGCGATAAGGCTCGATTTGGATGGTGGAAATCTTGAGAAGGAATGAGAATATGATGCCTTATTTCCATGATTCCGACTTTCGAAAGAGACATGAACGAAAATGTGATTCAATATTTTCATGATTCCTATGGTTGGAAGAGGCAATAATATGAGTATAATTCCTAATGACACATTTAATCAAGAATCATTTTTTCAGATTGTTGTTCTTTGCTCTCTCTGTGCTCTTAAAATGTTAAATAATCATTATTTCAGTTATCAAAcgaacttattttatttttatataacctattcaaattttttaagtgttgaattgTGTTATCAAGTGTGAATTAATCCCTCTCATACCCCATAGTAATTTGAGATTCCTGGCtcatttgtttaaaaaaagaaaataaattttgacttgataagtttcaaaaataattgtttCCTGCTCAAGATTACTAAATTAATTCAAGTACCAAAATGAAATTACTCCAAatttaaaattcataaaaatttgatttatAGTAATCAATTTCCTATTCCTACCCaagaaaatttctgaaaattagATTCTCAATAATCATATTCTCATTTGTGTTCAAGATTCCAATCATTCAAACATAGCCCAAATATATAGTAAATTATACTAAATTCTTTGATATgacaaaataaaactaatattGATAGATTTGAAACGGTACCGGTATTTCACCGGTACCTATTTGTACCATACCAATAGAAAAATTGATAACTTAGTCGGTACGGTGTCTGAGAACTTTGAGTGTGGGTCCATTTGTGTTGTGACTGTGTGCATAAACATTTGCATGaacaatattattttttttaatgtaaatgCAGGTACCATGACTTGAACCCTTAACATGTGGAATGGCACCATAGGGAAACCAAGCTTTGGTGAACAACATTGTTGTACGAacgtgtttgtggtggtggaccTTTTGCAAACCAGAGACCGAATTGTTCGGTGTTCCACGAGCCTGTGATTACTCGCACCAATCAGTGGAAAAAATGGACCAGACACTCATTAATCTTCCAGCCAAAAGAGAGCCCACCAATCACAAAGCAAAATGGTACAGGTCCGAAAACTACGGCTTTATGTCTGGTTCTTTCATCAATTCCGGTCTACTGGAGAAACGAACATAACGCccttttcatctctctctctctctccatggaatcatctctctctccccatggTACACAAGCAGCGCAAGAACTTTCTTTCAGCAACTTGTTCTGCCCCCAAAGCTATCAAAGGTAAAATCTCCCTCAAATTTACTTGAAATTCACATCTAATTAACCCAAACCCAATGGAGACCTTAAAGTTTGCATGTTTTGCAGGAATGATTAGCTTCTGTAATCCTCATTTTGCAAAACTCAATTCCTTTTGGCTGCATGCTAGTATCAATTTGGAAAATATGATTATGTGAAGTACCTTTTTGGTTTGtaagaaaatgaaggaaaacaatttttaatttgtttacatGTTGCTGACTCTGTTCGGTAAAGTTGTCAGTTTTagtgtttttgtttatttattaaaaaataaaaataaaaataaaaaacacgtTTGGTCATGACCATAAtagtttgtatttatttattttttggactgCCGAGaggattttcaaaacaaatgaaaacgcattttttgtgtttctagatTTCCATAAATTAGTGGAATTGATTatgcattttgtaaaaaaaaaaaacaataacacaaatATGTTTATGGTgcatgtttcaaaaaatatcgaaaacaaaaacaaaaaactggaaATAAAAACTTTTACAAACAGAGTAAAGTTTTGTTGTTTCTGGGTTTTTTAATCAATCAAAAGTTTAGCACTTCCGTGACCAAGTTGAGGGAAGGGGTTTGATCTGTAAGGTTTCCAAATATGAAAAATATCACCTTTTTGGTTGtgtcttttaatttctttgaaattttccaaattttattgCAGCCCCAATGTAATTTACTTTGGTCAATCAAAGACCTGATCACTTGTTTGCTTTTGGTAGGAATAATGCTTTCTTCCTTCAAGTTGATAGCCATCGAATTCCCCTCGTTATGTGTCCATTAGGTTGTGTGCGGATCATGTATTTTGCAGAGAGATTTACGGTCCGTAAATCCCTCTACAAAATGACAGGGGCCTAAAGAAATAAATTTGGCCTTTTTACATCATCAAACATCTTGTTTGTTCCTTTCCTTCCATAAgttatttgaaaagtaaattatCCAGAACACAATGTGAGTGCAAGAAAGATTTTTGGACTCAATTGCGTTGCAAGCATTAGCCAATTCTTGAATTTGCAACCTTAACATTACATCCCATTTACTTTGTTGATAATCGATCAACGCATGTCGATACTTTGTTTTCAGCGAATTGTAGATTATACAATTGAGGCATTAGATCTGGAGAAACACTCACATGCTAAGGGCCTTTTTGGACACTTGGTAAATGTGAATTGTCAAATTCAAGTTTATGATGTAGCCATCTAGAAAACACAGGACATTGCCATATATCTTCATAGGTCATTTGTCTCTTCATAATGTCTTGCTCTCCCCAAGCATCTAGCAATTGATATCTCATATACGATGTGTTGTTCTGATTTGGTTTTTCGCATGGTACTTAACCATATACAACTATCTATGGGTGCTGAATCCTGATCATTACTAACTCAATATGGATCAATTGTCCATTTGGTGTGGTGCTTAGTTTTTGGCTTCATGTTTCAAATCAGGTCAGGACAATTGGAAGCTTGAAGCTAGACGCAACTGCTTCTGATTACTGAAGTGGGGATTCCTAAGGTTGGCAGGTTTTCATTGCGACAAATGGGGAAGGAGCTGCAGCACCAAGAGTCTGGAATTACAATAAAGAGCAGTAATCCTGGATGCATGTGGGGCATTCTTCATGTTCTTCACCACCATCGTTGGCATCATGCGAGGAGGAAAATGCTACCGCTCAAAAGGCATGGAGGAGGAAAGCATGGTATGGGTAAGCAGTATTTTGTGTTTAGTTCCCCTATTCTATCCATGGTAATCAAATATATCTGGCACAATCTactctccaaaaaaattatggcACTATGTCCTAATGCACTTTCCAGCTGCACAATACTGAAGAAATCTCGAATGCATGAACAATTGTACGGCTGGGAGTTCATTGGAATTGGGACAGGATTTCAGGGCTAGAGGATCTCATGCCACCTAACACCTGTACCCGACTTCATATAATGTTCCTATGATAAATGCGTttttcattattcttattttccttCGAGGGAATTTTTTGTGTTCTTCATTGATAGTCATCTTTGTTATAGGGGTTGGAAATCCAGGAAACAAAATTAACGACACCAATGCCAGTGAAATGCAAGAATCCATTGCTGCTGAAATGAATGCCCCCTTCGTAAGTTTGTGCAAGATGATTGTTGTAGCatgcttttcatttttagtacAATTAAAAACTTCACCGTTGGTTTTCCCTGCAAAACTTGTCAAATTGTTGCCATTATAAAATGATACCAATACTTGTAGAAAATTCATCAGGTTGGAGAAAAGGTGGCAGAGCCTGTTTCAGTTGCAAAAAGCTCCATGAAATCTCGAATAAAAGCTTTGATTGTTGAGGAAGTGTCCAAGAGAAGGGGCCGGCATCGCAGAAGTTCTTCGTACCCCGCACGAATTCAACTCACACGAACCGATTCCATCCATCATCTAGAGCCTTCAGATTATAATCCCCTTACTGAAGTTGCTTTGAATGATGATAGTCAAAGACTAGTTATTCACCAAGAAAACGAAGAAAAGCCTTCTGCTTCAAGCTCTTTGGACCGACTGCAATCAAAGGGCTGTGAGGAACCAGTAACTAGCAACACAAAGTGTGAGTTTTGCGAGTTAAACATAACAAGGGAAGATTTACTATTAGCACAGACACTGGGAAATGCAAAGGAGGATGAAGGTGTTTCACTCCACGAGTCGAAACAGTTTCTTGATGTTCTTGATGCTTTCAACATGAACAAGGAGTTATTCATGAAAGTGCTACAAGAACCAAACCGTCCCCTGGATCACTACTATTACAGTCGAAGGGCATTCAACTCAAAGATGGGATTCACCAAGTCaatttcatttccttttgcCAAAGAGGAAGAGAATACACAAGTTGGCATTCAATTTCGAAAGTCAGCTGAATTTCATTTTTCTGAATTTATAAGCGAATTGAAAGGAAATTCTTCGATGGGCTCACCCACAGCAACGGAAAATCAGCCGGAGAATAAAGGTGGTATTAAGGGTTTCAAGAATCtcaaacaaagaataaaacgaGCAATGAGAGAGAGCAGGAAAGAGGGGCACCGGATTACCATGGATGCAGTCCTTCACAAAATCCCTTATGGCCGGAAATTCTCCAAGGATGTGGGTACTGCTGATCTAGGTAGTAAATCTAGCCATCAAATTGGTGAAAAAGTTGGATCACGACAGATGAAAAGATTATCGTCATTCGATGAGTCAATGGATAGATATCGCCGGTTATACGAGTCCAGTTTCAACACACAAGCCAAACAGCATATATCTGAGAGACTAAAGTTGACAGCAGAAGAGACACCTTCCCCTCGTAATATTTGTCCAAAACCATTGGGAAGGATTCTTTCAATGCCTGATATCAGATCAAACTGTTATTTCCAAAGTGAGGACTCTCCGGATGCTAATTCTATTGGAATGCCAACTAGGAATGATTTCAACAGCTTTGCAGGTGTAGATACTAATCGATTTGATGAAAACAAGACATCATGCCTTTCTCTAGGCTTAGAAAATGAGAATCGGTTAGATGCTTATGTTGAAAAGGGTAGTCAGGAAAAATCGGTCGAAATTGGTGCATCAGATATTGTTACCGAAGATGAGGTGGGATCAAGATCATTATCGTATGAGGAAACAGAAGTTAAAGGGGGTTTCGCTTTTGATGACTTGGGAAAGTTGAATACAACAGAACGCGATGACCAAAACGAGAATGAAATCGAGGATATGTTAAGTCCCGATGGTAAGGGGGCGGAACCAAGTCCGATTTCTGTGCTTGAATCTTCTCAAGAGGATATAACCAGCCCAACAAAGTTCTCCTGGTCTGAAGGTAACATATCCACTTCTAGTTTCAtcatcttctcttcttcttttttgccttcTGCTGAATCTTCATCGTTTTCTTACCTCACTGGGCacatctctctctgtctcccaAAAGTTAGTATCAGTTTACCATAAAATGGTAAAGATTTGAAGTCATATCTTTCGTATTGTTTGATTGATATCCCTTCATCTGGCACAAGAGGAGcaaatttttagaaatcgtCCCTTGTTTAATCTACGTAGCGAtctattttgttgttgttgatgagttATAAATATGGTGTGTCCAATTACTAGCATTCAACCCATCAATTTGGaacaaaatctttaaaatcgTCCTTTGTTCGTTTATGAGgttctttttgttgttgttgttgttaatgAGTTGGTTGGAGGTATTCTTGTGTTGAAAGAGTTATGATAACTAGCATTCAGTCCATCAATTTCTACCACTCTAGTTAACAAGATATAGCTCTTGGcatggttgttttttttttttttttttttgatcagcataTAGTTCTTGGTATGTTGGTCATATTGCGAAGTATCCCAATTGTCCTCACTCTGCGTTATATGGCTTAAAACGGAGCTTTCATAAAATTTTGTGCAGAAACAGACTCCAGACTGGAACCAAGGAGCCTCTTTTCTGATGAATCTGAGACTATGAATTCCTTGACCAATGAAGCGAGGATGGATTCCCCTAATCTGTCTGAAAGCATAATAGTCCCTGAGAATATAGAAACCTCTATTGAGCAATTAACCAGTGAATGCTTGCGCGTTCTAGTTAACCCAAAAGATGCAGCTGAATTCAACTACGTAAAACACGTTCTGGAGCTATCTGGCTTCAGCCGGGATGAGCTACTAGGGACATGGCATTCCCCTGGCCAGCCGGTGGACCCCACCCTATTTGAAGAAGTAGAAAGCTGTATGGTTCTGGAACCCCACTATCCTGAAAACGAAGAAGGTGAAAACTGCGATCATCTCCTCTTATTTGATCTGATCAATGAAGTGTTATTGGAGATTTACGAGAGGTCATTCACATACTGGCCAAAGCCATTGTCTTCAAATTCTCACATGCGTCCAATCCCAGTGGGATACCATGTACTTGAAGAGGTTTGGGCTAATATAAGCTGGTACTTGAGTTGGAAACCGGAGGTTGACCTATTGTTAGACGATTCTGTGACGAGGGATTTAGCAAAGGGTGATGGATGGATGAACCTCCAATTTGAAGCCGAATGTGTGGGTCTAGAGATCGAAGATTTGATATTCGATGATCTTTTAGAGGAACTTGTGTGGACTTGAGCTTCTTGCAGCTAAATCAGGTGCACTTCCCGTGTTTCCCTCTTCATGGGCTAGCTTATACATGATGATATTTGCTTTTTGGTTGATTATCTATATGTATTTACCGCATGAAATCGTACATATTGTACATTGATGTAAGAAGTAGGTTTGATGTGCaaatggaaagttgaaaattttgtgcAGAATTGCTCAGTTAGAGTGCTGAACCATAGTTTAGTTGAGAGTCTACAGCACTTTGTAGCTGTACCAGCACATGACTTTTATGTATCATCTGTACATACTGTGTGGTAATAAGAAGAAAGTTTTCTTTGATCTGTATCAATAAAACCTGTGTTCTAGTTGGTTTGTATGTACATGATGAATTAATCTTTATGTTTCTCAAGGACGTCGCTTGTAAATCTTGTGAGTTCTAACCTTTTGAGAGCCTTCGATTAGATTGGATAAGCAGGACACAATAAAAATACTGAAAAGATCAGATTCGATAAGCGAATTTCTCCAGGAATTCTGAAACCTTCTGTCTTTGAGTCAGTCCgccctacttttttttttcttccccagTCGAATGAAAAGGAATAATATGGCTCTATGCGCACGTGGACTCTCAATAGAATTCAAGCATTTGGAATTGAAAATAGTAATACTGAAAAGATCAGATTGGCTAAGCAAAAgctgttggattttttttgggtcaaaaaagCTTTTGGACTTGAAAGAAGATAAATGAGAAATGGTTAAAGTGATTTCTGAAGAATGATATTTATGAGGAAAAACCCGAAGAACGGTTCATATCCATTTGCTGGCATGCTGTTTGTTCCCTTTAGGTTATGTTCGAATAACGATTTGTCGAGGGTAAGTGAAGAAACTATTCATTTTAACGGAATGCTTGCAGACTTTTGAATCTGTAAATGACACTATGCAACAATGTTGGACCCTTAACCTGCAGGATTTTATCATCTGCAGATTTCATTGTGTAAATGacactaaggctctgtttgtttggacgtaaaatattttccggtaaaatgttttacctatttttcggtgtttggttgtgtaaaaaatgagaaaaatattttatatgtaaaacattttccatcaattggatgaaaatgacttacccttaaatcttccgtaagttattttccgaaatgaatccattgccttctactgcaattctcattgctcagttttctcgatcgtcaaTCTTGactcacgttcaattccaataatctcatatctctccaccgtttaagctcaccatctctctctacactattttgttgatttctgaaaatattttcaagtgtcaaccaaataccaaaaaataaaagtttgaagtttattttttaaaaaaacattttacatggaaaatatggaaaatattttacattgtaaaacatcgaaacaaacgagcctaatatgcAACAATGCGATATGTGCTTTGAGTAAAGCAGCAAGTTAAAGCTGGTGGACTCAGTACAACTACAGTTCATTTTAGGTGAAATGGTTCATGTGTTCTAGTACTTGCTAAAGTTGTGTTTGGCTCTTGGATATGGAGAGGAGTTTTTTTTAGAGGAAAAAAAGGGAGCAAGGCGATTTAGCTTTGCCAATTTATTTCTTTTCCCACCAcaaaatccaagatccaaacacgTTATACAGGGATTAAATGCTTTATTCTAACAGATGCTGCCATCGATGGGTACCTAAAATTGGctagtctaaaaaataaaatcatgtcAATCACGAATCAGTTCTCGTGGctggattattattatttttttcccggTCAACTTAAAGAGATAATGGAATTGAGTTCAAGACGAGCTTGGAGAAATATTGCCTTTGAAAATGATCTTAACTTGTTTATGTCATGAGCcgtcagttaaaaaaaaaaaacatactccaTGTGAAAGTACACTACACATTGGAGATAATACTAATAAGCAAAAATAACACATCATTCAGTGATTCTATTCTAATGGGGTAGTTTGATTGATTTCTAGACTCCATTTATTTTGGAGTATTTGTTTGTACTTCAGCATTTGTGGGTGAAGGAAGCAAGTACTAGATTTTGTGTTTCTTGTAGTACTGCACGTGGTAGTACTGGTAGTATTGGTCGTACAAGAGTactacacctctctctctctctctctctctagaaattaaGATCATCTTATGGGACACGTAAAATTCACCCCGGCCTttttgatgatccaaattgTTTCTTTTTGGAGTATGAATCAATTCATAAATTATGTATTAACAAATCCGAATTGATAGTTGAATATTTGAACATAGGAGTACCTGTTTTGAGCAAAACGTAATGTCGAAAAGACAAATGTAATTCAGCCAAGCCATTTACTGATTTTTTGAATGCTTTAATTTGGAGTAAATCCAAGTGGTGCGCCAAATGTTATGTGGTTGGTGTATTTTGTGGGGTTCATGTATATTGTGGTAATGATTTAGAAGACAAAATGACAAATGACATATTGTGTGAATGATGCATAGCAATGctccaaaaccaacaaaaaaatctCTCTAAATGCATAATTTTTGCAtgaatgattgaaaaattgaacCCTACCAAATGAACAATACAAATCATTCATTAAAAGTTCTATTTTATGTCACAAGAGCGACCTCTTTTTGTCTTTAAACCAAGTGACAAAACCACTCATGCAAAAAAAGTGTAGAGGGTTGCATAATGGCATGTAACACCTCCCATTGATAATGAATGAAAGAAGGCCTAGAAGTGGAGGAAAAACGATTCACTTTGCGgtagtagggctgcaaatgaaccaaaaTGTTTGTGAGCAACTCGTAGTTTAGCTCATTAAGgcttgactcgtttagtaattgGATTGGGCTCAGCTCGAGTTTTTGGCACATTTGGTAAAGTAGCCGAGctcaacactcaaaagctcGACTCGCTAACAAAAGTTCAGATCGTTTGTATAGGCTCTTTAGATAATTTAATCGACCTCGTCTCATTTACAACTGATCCGAATTCGAGCTTGAACTTTAAGATCTTTAATAAAAGAGCCGAGCTGAAACATTACTCTGCTCGGGTTGTTTGCACCCCTGCTTTGTGGCCACATCAAAAGAGGATTCCCTAACCACAACAAAGGGACAAAGCTCACTTAGGGCCTACCACAAGTCAAGGGGGACTTTGGGGCTGAGTGGAGCCCAACTGCTGCTATGTAGTTCATCAATAGTGGGTCATCCATTTGGAATAGTGTTGAAAAGGAAAAGCAACCCCAGCTGTGAACAGTCCAATGTGCTGTGGGGAATTGGGGAAAGAGTGTTTTTAGACTAAAATTTAATAGGTTATTGAGAATGCAATCAAATGAGATTTGCTAGGGAAGAGGGGAACCATTCTTTTTCGATAGTCCAGTACTGTGGAGAATCCATTAGATATCCACGAATTTCTCATTGAGTTGGGTGGTATGAtatgctttttcttttctaataaTAATGATGATTTTAAAATGTAAGGTTGATAACATAATTAAGCTTCTTTACCAAATATTGTTGTTTATTTAGTTGTTGGAATATTTAACCAGCAACGACGCGACAATCACCATattcttttaaaaattatacACTACCCTAAGGGATAAGTCGATATTTATTGGagtcaaatcaaataaattatgATGAAAGTTGATTCTACATAAAGCGCTAGCCAAATGCAAAAAAGTGAAAGCTTTGAGAAATGAATTCTTTTGCACCATAAacagaagttgaaaggttgaaatTATATACCCTAAGGGcatgtttgattgcagatttcgttttaGAGAATTCGTAATAAGGTGGGATTAGaattgggattgagaatgaggtgagattattaatgagggaatgaatcatttattcatgtttgttttgcatagGATTCGATTGtaggattgtaaataacatgtttgttttttgctag
Coding sequences:
- the LOC131322012 gene encoding uncharacterized protein LOC131322012 isoform X1 yields the protein MGKELQHQESGITIKSSNPGCMWGILHVLHHHRWHHARRKMLPLKRHGGGKHGMGVGNPGNKINDTNASEMQESIAAEMNAPFKIHQVGEKVAEPVSVAKSSMKSRIKALIVEEVSKRRGRHRRSSSYPARIQLTRTDSIHHLEPSDYNPLTEVALNDDSQRLVIHQENEEKPSASSSLDRLQSKGCEEPVTSNTKCEFCELNITREDLLLAQTLGNAKEDEGVSLHESKQFLDVLDAFNMNKELFMKVLQEPNRPLDHYYYSRRAFNSKMGFTKSISFPFAKEEENTQVGIQFRKSAEFHFSEFISELKGNSSMGSPTATENQPENKGGIKGFKNLKQRIKRAMRESRKEGHRITMDAVLHKIPYGRKFSKDVGTADLGSKSSHQIGEKVGSRQMKRLSSFDESMDRYRRLYESSFNTQAKQHISERLKLTAEETPSPRNICPKPLGRILSMPDIRSNCYFQSEDSPDANSIGMPTRNDFNSFAGVDTNRFDENKTSCLSLGLENENRLDAYVEKGSQEKSVEIGASDIVTEDEVGSRSLSYEETEVKGGFAFDDLGKLNTTERDDQNENEIEDMLSPDGKGAEPSPISVLESSQEDITSPTKFSWSEETDSRLEPRSLFSDESETMNSLTNEARMDSPNLSESIIVPENIETSIEQLTSECLRVLVNPKDAAEFNYVKHVLELSGFSRDELLGTWHSPGQPVDPTLFEEVESCMVLEPHYPENEEGENCDHLLLFDLINEVLLEIYERSFTYWPKPLSSNSHMRPIPVGYHVLEEVWANISWYLSWKPEVDLLLDDSVTRDLAKGDGWMNLQFEAECVGLEIEDLIFDDLLEELVWT
- the LOC131322012 gene encoding uncharacterized protein LOC131322012 isoform X3 → MGKELQHQESGITIKSSNPGCMWGILHVLHHHRWHHARRKMLPLKRHGGGKHGMGVGNPGNKINDTNASEMQESIAAEMNAPFKIHQVGEKVAEPVSVAKSSMKSRIKALIVEEVSKRRGRHRRSSSYPARIQLTRTDSIHHLEPSDYNPLTEVALNDDSQRLVIHQENEEKPSASSSLDRLQSKGCEEPVTSNTKCEFCELNITREDLLLAQTLGNAKEDEGVSLHESKQFLDVLDAFNMNKELFMKVLQEPNRPLDHYYYSRRAFNSKMGFTKSISFPFAKEEENTQVGIQFRKSAEFHFSEFISELKGNSSMGSPTATENQPENKGGIKGFKNLKQRIKRAMRESRKEGHRITMDAVLHKIPYGRKFSKDVGTADLGSKSSHQIGEKVGSRQMKRLSSFDESMDRYRRLYESSFNTQAKQHISERLKLTAEETPSPRNICPKPLGRILSMPDIRSNCYFQSEDSPDANSIGMPTRNDFNSFAGVDTNRFDENKTSCLSLGLENENRLDAYVEKGSQEKSVEIGASDIVTEDEVGSRSLSYEETEVKGGFAFDDLGKLNTTERDDQNENEIEDMLSPDGKGAEPSPISVLESSQEDITSPTKFSWSEDSRLEPRSLFSDESETMNSLTNEARMDSPNLSESIIVPENIETSIEQLTSECLRVLVNPKDAAEFNYVKHVLELSGFSRDELLGTWHSPGQPVDPTLFEEVESCMVLEPHYPENEEGENCDHLLLFDLINEVLLEIYERSFTYWPKPLSSNSHMRPIPVGYHVLEEVWANISWYLSWKPEVDLLLDDSVTRDLAKGDGWMNLQFEAECVGLEIEDLIFDDLLEELVWT
- the LOC131322012 gene encoding uncharacterized protein LOC131322012 isoform X2 — its product is MGKELQHQESGITIKSSNPGCMWGILHVLHHHRWHHARRKMLPLKRHGGGKHGVGNPGNKINDTNASEMQESIAAEMNAPFKIHQVGEKVAEPVSVAKSSMKSRIKALIVEEVSKRRGRHRRSSSYPARIQLTRTDSIHHLEPSDYNPLTEVALNDDSQRLVIHQENEEKPSASSSLDRLQSKGCEEPVTSNTKCEFCELNITREDLLLAQTLGNAKEDEGVSLHESKQFLDVLDAFNMNKELFMKVLQEPNRPLDHYYYSRRAFNSKMGFTKSISFPFAKEEENTQVGIQFRKSAEFHFSEFISELKGNSSMGSPTATENQPENKGGIKGFKNLKQRIKRAMRESRKEGHRITMDAVLHKIPYGRKFSKDVGTADLGSKSSHQIGEKVGSRQMKRLSSFDESMDRYRRLYESSFNTQAKQHISERLKLTAEETPSPRNICPKPLGRILSMPDIRSNCYFQSEDSPDANSIGMPTRNDFNSFAGVDTNRFDENKTSCLSLGLENENRLDAYVEKGSQEKSVEIGASDIVTEDEVGSRSLSYEETEVKGGFAFDDLGKLNTTERDDQNENEIEDMLSPDGKGAEPSPISVLESSQEDITSPTKFSWSEETDSRLEPRSLFSDESETMNSLTNEARMDSPNLSESIIVPENIETSIEQLTSECLRVLVNPKDAAEFNYVKHVLELSGFSRDELLGTWHSPGQPVDPTLFEEVESCMVLEPHYPENEEGENCDHLLLFDLINEVLLEIYERSFTYWPKPLSSNSHMRPIPVGYHVLEEVWANISWYLSWKPEVDLLLDDSVTRDLAKGDGWMNLQFEAECVGLEIEDLIFDDLLEELVWT